The segment AATTGTGTCACGATATGTATCACCAATAGAGAAGGTGACCAAAGCTCGACGAGTGACCAGGAGATCGTGAGTTTGCTGTAACCAGGCGAGTTTATACGGAGCCGGGTGCTGTTCATCTTTGAGTGCGAGCTTGGTTACGGCGTCCGCGGCAATAACGTTTTCACTACTACCAGAGTCGATAATCAGTTTACATACTTTCCCTTCGATGGTGCAGCGAGAGTGAAATAAATTATTACGCTGGGGGAAGTCGTTGCTGCTGCGTGGTGCTAGGCAAGAACGGTGCAACATTAGACAAACACCAGTATCGGGTTCTAATTCCTCAGGTTCGTCATAGATAGGTTCATTGAACTCAATCTCAACATCACGGCCTGAAGAGTCAAGCAAGAGGCCTCGTTGATTTCGATGGGGGCAAGCCGCCTGCCTGTGCCCAGCTTCGCCGCAGGCGAAACATCGCAAGGTACCTGTGCGGGCTGGTCGTGACGTATCAACGGGAACAATGGCTGCCGAGGGTGTGGCCGCGAGTGGTGCCGATGTTGTAGCTGTTGGAGTTGTGACCTGTGATGTGCGCTGTTGTCGAGTGGAATTCCACGGAGTGGAGGTCGCTTTGTTTTGTGCTTCGACGGTTAAAGCCTGTTGATGAGCTTCTGAGAGCGTGATAGGATTAAACAGGTTCAACGTATGCTGAATTTGTTGTCGAAGACCACCGATGAAACGGGCGACTAGTTGCCTATCTGAATCATGAAGATCAATTCTGTTTAATAACAAGAAAAATTCAGTGGCATATTCTTCTACCGTACGGCTTCCTTGACGGAGATGTTGTAGTCGTTGAAATATTAACTGGTCGTAGTTATAAGGTAGGAACGTCTTTCGCATATGTTTCTTCAATTTATCCCATGTCTCGATTTTAGGTTTGCCTAAACGAAGTCTGGATGACTTAAGTTGAGTCCACCACGCGGTTGCTCTGCTGCGAAACCGCATCGCAAGGACAGGGACACATTGGTCAAGCGGAACATGCTTAAATTCTAGTATTTCGTCTACTGTGGCGATCCAGTCAAGGAGATCTTCCGCGACCTGGTTGCCATGGAACTCTGGTATTTCGAATTTAAAGCTCCGATCCCATTGGTCATGAGGTTGAGCTGGTTGAGCTCTTGGTCGATTTTCTCCAAGAATCGCGAATGGGTTAGCATCGTCTTCGTGATCGGATTGGTCATCTTCTCGTTCTTCTACTGGTGCGGCGGCTGGTGCGTTACGTTGAGCTAGCAGACCGTGCATTGCTTGAGTAAGTTGAGCAAGTTGTGTCTGCATCTCTTCCATGGTGCGTTGTGTGATCTCAGCTTGGGTTTCTTTTTTGGCGCGGGGCATGGTGACGAACGAAGGTTGTGGGCGCGGAGTGCGGGTGGTGATGgttttgctctgataccaacctGATGGAGGGTACGAACAAGATATCAGCTCAATCTAGGGTTTTCGATTGAAAACTCTAGAGACCTGCTTcttgaagaagatgaatttAATCGAATCTCTTCCAAGGCTTCTCAAACAAGATGAATTGAATCAAATCTCTATCAAGGTATAAAGCTCAAAGCTagtttattaattatcaaaagCGTATCTTACAAAAGTCATAAGAGAGTTCTTTATATAGAACTCTTAAACCGTCATTAAAATCCTTAACCTAATAGAAAAGGCAAAACATAAACCCTAAGTAAAAAGGAAATAACTTGAAAAGGAAACTTGACGTTGAAGCTACTCGGATGCTGCTGCATCAAAGAGTCAGGTTAATGTTCCAGCCCATTTGATTGCGAAAAGTGTAATATTTAAGTTTTTCTCTCAATTATATGTAGCTCGTAGCTTTCCTCGTTGGTtctcctcttcttttttttggttgagGAGATTGGTCTTATGCTGGCTGCTCTTTTGGTTTGGTCTTCGATTGTGGTTGATTCTTTTGTTTCACTGATGTATTGGTTGAATGGTTACATGATTGAATGAAAAGTAAAGGAACAATAACGCAAATCATTTTGAGCCTTGTATCAAGTATTACCGGACCGGTTCATATATAATTAATACAAAGGAAAGATTAAAAAAGCCCTCTGATATAATAAAATCGGGAGAAACGCTGGCACGTTCGTTGTTCATGAggtttctttctatttttagtCGTCTACTTCGG is part of the Brassica rapa cultivar Chiifu-401-42 chromosome A09, CAAS_Brap_v3.01, whole genome shotgun sequence genome and harbors:
- the LOC103838328 gene encoding uncharacterized protein LOC103838328 encodes the protein MEEMQTQLAQLTQAMHGLLAQRNAPAAAPVEEREDDQSDHEDDANPFAILGENRPRAQPAQPHDQWDRSFKFEIPEFHGNQVAEDLLDWIATVDEILEFKHVPLDQCVPVLAMRFRSRATAWWTQLKSSRLRLGKPKIETWDKLKKHMRKTFLPYNYDQLIFQRLQHLRQGSRTVEEYATEFFLLLNRIDLHDSDRQLVARFIGGLRQQIQHTLNLFNPITLSEAHQQALTVEAQNKATSTPWNSTRQQRTSQVTTPTATTSAPLAATPSAAIVPVDTSRPARTGTLRCFACGEAGHRQAACPHRNQRGLLLDSSGRDVEIEFNEPIYDEPEELEPDTGVCLMLHRSCLAPRSSNDFPQRNNLFHSRCTIEGKVCKLIIDSGSSENVIAADAVTKLALKDEQHPAPYKLAWLQQTHDLLVTRRALVTFSIGDTYRDTIYCDIAPMDACHLLLGRPWEFDRRIVHDGFLNTYTFTFNNRTFTLKPSLPSSSSPTTPSPARPTDSSNPLLLLHKTPFEAAMREEDIVFILTATPSSPLLDNKTRPEFQAIVKEFEDVFPNDLPPGLPPL